From Lolium perenne isolate Kyuss_39 chromosome 5, Kyuss_2.0, whole genome shotgun sequence, a single genomic window includes:
- the LOC127319792 gene encoding uncharacterized protein has translation MTEALKPTMDALVGSQLLNNSSQGVKVAVACCLTKVTRITAPEPPYGDDVMRDVFTVVVQSFAKLDDTEGPLFAKRVSILETVAKVQSCVLMLDLDYDDLILQTFDHFLSTVSSSHQENVITSMEKIMMVVIKESEPVHPALASCLLRYLKKEKKDSLPASFMLAERIVGLCPEKLKPAFVKSLQGTPLNVYSKTVASLVEGSSDTGRDDEVDAVGEDTSTEKKLANPMRDIKRQKLVHSSASEAVDKTAAGVPELNSETWSAVFLRLDASDVYKCQFLSPVWRRIIRTPDFVASYRDMALQSPNQMFLFRSYADPSLDVNGSLACFTDIYGLNETPHGHCILRSSEIFLADGADTYHEDDDDRTEMELSRANQAYYIHDSCEGMLLISMGTRLVVYNPFIRRWGRLPELGDIKLADGKTICAFFATGEANNREFKILYRSTAAFNIYSLNNKTHKVVPHIDEIGSGTTPLSTCLADRLSYGFSMAAVKFEHWLCWYDGGHHTHSVLFFDTKTEVSAY, from the exons ATGACCGAGGCACTCAAGCCCACCATGGATGCTTTGGTTGGCAGTCAGCTACTAAACAACTCTTCCCAGGGCGTTAAGGTCGCTGTTGCCTGTTGCTTAACTAAGGTTACCAGGATCACCGCGCCAGAGCCCCCCTATGGGGATGATGTGATGAGG GATGTGTTTACAGTAGTTGTGCAGTCTTTTGCTAAGTTGGATGATACGGAAGGCCCCTTGTTTGCAAAGAGGGTTTCGATACTCGAAACCGTCGCAAAGGTGCAGTCCTGTGTCCTCATGTTGGATCTTGATTACGATGACCTGATACTGCAAACGTTTGACCATTTCTTGAGCACCGTAAG CTCATCACATCAAGAAAACGTCATCACCTCTATGGAGAAAATAATGATGGTTGTAATTAAAGAGAGTGAGCCTGTCCATCCAGCTCTGGCATCCTGCCTCCTTCGGTAtcttaaaaaggaaaagaaa GATTCTCTTCCAGCATCTTTTATGCTTGCAGAGAGGATAGTAGGTCTATGTCCTGAGAAGTTAAAGCCGGCATTTGTTAAGTCACTTCAGGGTACTCCTTTAAATGTTTACAGCAAAACTGTTGCATCGTTGGTAGAAGGTTCTTCAGATACTGGAAGAGATGACGAAGTTGATGCTGTTGGAGAAGACACG TCGACGGAGAAGAAGCTGGCGAACCCCATGCGGGACATCAAGAGGCAGAAGCTCGTCCACAGCAGCGCCTCCGAG GCAGTGGACAAAACCGCCGCGGGCGTCCCGGAGTTAAACTCAGAAACTTGGTCTGCAGTATTTCTGCGTCTTGATGCCTCAGATGTGTACAAATGTCAGTTTTTATCACCTGTGTGGCGACGTATCATCCGGACGCCAGATTTTGTTGCTAGCTACAGGGACATGGCCCTCCAATCGCCCAATCAAATGTTTCTTTTTCGGAGCTATGCGGATCCATCTTTAGATGTCAATGGCTCTTTGGCCTGCTTCACTGACATTTATGGTCTTAATGAGACTCCCCATGGTCATTGCATCCTTCGTTCTAGTGAGATATTTCTTGCCGATGGAGCTGACActtatcatgaagatgatgatgaccgTACTGAAATGGAACTGAGTCGTGCTAATCAGGCTTATTATATTCATGACTCCTGTGAAGGAATGCTGCTGATATCGATGGGCACCAGATTGGTGGTCTATAATCCGTTTATCCGTCGGTGGGGGCGTCTCCCGGAGCTTGGGGATATCAAGTTGGCTGATGGTAAAACAATCTGTGCCTTCTTTGCCACTGGAGAAGCCAACAACAGGGAGTTTAAGATTCTTTATAGATCTACAGCTGCCTTCAACATCTATTCGCTGAACAACAAGACACACAAAGTAGTCCCCCACATTGATGAAATTGGTTCAGGCACTACACCGTTATCAACTTGTTTGGCAGATCGTCTCAGCTATGGTTTTTCTATGGCAGCTGTCAAGTTTGAGCACTGGTTGTGCTGGTATGACGGGGGTCATCATACTCACAGTGTATTGTTCTTTGATACCAAGACAGAAGTTTCAGCTTATTGA
- the LOC127319793 gene encoding LOW QUALITY PROTEIN: uncharacterized protein (The sequence of the model RefSeq protein was modified relative to this genomic sequence to represent the inferred CDS: inserted 2 bases in 1 codon) — MYIKCYLCFDPGDLFSWLRPYSRRGTHVQAMARHVPRRLSSSIAIKIPGDEASHHTAKSSASPTSEATNLRRMASRQDQASYRDGEAKARAEEKTGHVMGSAQEKARDAKDTVSDAAGHAMDRSGDAKEATKEKAYEAKDVASDATGRAMDKGRGAAEATKEKGCEAKDKAAGTEAAKQKASGAAQYTVDTAHGXTKQTAEVAKQYAMDTAVDKTGQPPRTGTLLLSAGETVKGAAVGAKDVVMNTMGIGGDTNVPAKDTSTTKPESGAYITDI; from the exons ATGTATATTAAGTGCTACTTGTGTTTTGACCCCGGCGACCTTTTTTCCTGGCTCCGCCCCTACTCCCGACGTGGCACTCATGTACAAGCCATGGCGCGACACGTTCCCCGACGCCTCTCCAGCTCGATCGCTATAAAGATACCAGGCGACGAAGCGTCTCATCACACAGCAAAGAGCTCAGCATCGCCAACGTCCGAAGCAACCAA CTTGCGAAGAATGGCTTCTCGACAGGATCAGGCTAGCTACCGCGACGGGGAGGCCAAGGCCCGCGCCGAG GAGAAGACGGGGCACGTGATGGGCTCGGCGCAGGAGAAGGCGCGGGATGCCAAGGACACGGTGTCCGACGCCGCAGGCCACGCCATGGATAGAAGCGGCGACGCCAAGGAGGCGACCAAGGAGAAGGCGTACGAGGCCAAGGACGTGGCCTCCGACGCCACGGGCCGCGCCATGGACAAGGGCCGCGGCGCGGCGGAGGCGACCAAGGAGAAGGGCTGCGAGGCCAAGGACAAGGCGGCGGGGACAGAGGCGGCCAAGCAGAAGGCGTCCGGCGCCGCGCAGTACACCGTGGACACCGCCCATGG CACGAAGCAGACTGCCGAGGTCGCCAAGCAGTACGCCATGGACACCGCTGTGGACAAGACCGGCCAACCTCCTCGCACAGGTACATTATTGCTTTCT GCAGGGGAGACGGTGAAGGGCGCGGCGGTGGGGGCGAAGGATGTGGTGATGAACACGATGGGAATTGGCGGCGACACCAACGTCCCCGCTAAGGACACCAGCACTACCAAGCCTGAGAGCGGGGCTTATATCACAGATATATAG
- the LOC127319743 gene encoding ras-related protein Rab5A, translating to MASSTGAGSKIRNAKLVLLGDVGTGKSSLVLRFVKGQFVEFQESTIGAAFFSQTLAVNDETVKFEIWDTAGQERYHSLAPMYYRGAAAAVVVYDITNAASFTRAKKWVQELQAQGNPNTVMALAGNKADMLEARQVPVEEAKTYAQENGLFFMETSAKTAANVNDVFYEIAKRLLQGQQSQNPQAGMVLSQRPTERMVSSSSCCSS from the exons ATGGCGTCCAGCACCGGCGCCGGCAGCAAGATCCGCAACGCCAAGCTG GTCCTTCTCGGTGATGTCGGCACCGGCAAGTCCAGCCTGGTGCTCCGGTTCGTCAAGGGCCAGTTCGTCGAGTTCCAG gagtcgaccaTTGGCGCCGCCTTCTTCTCGCAGACCCTGGCCGTGAACGACGAGACGGTCAAGTTCGAGATCTGGGACACGGCCGGGCAGGAGCGCTACCACAGCCTCGCGCCAATGTACTACCGCGGCGCCGCTGCTGCTGTCGTCGTCTACGACATCACCAACGCG GCCTCTTTTACACGTGCAAAGAAATGGGTTCAAGAACTTCAAGCACAAG GAAATCCGAACACAGTAATGGCTCTTGCTGGGAACAAGGCTGATATGTTAGAGGCAAGGCAGGTGCCAGTTGAA GAAGCAAAGACTTATGCTCAAGAGAATGGACTCTTCTTCATGGAAACATCTGCTAAAACAGCAGCCAATGTGAACGATGTGTTTTACGAGATCG CGAAGAGATTGCTCCAGGGACAGCAGTCCCAGAACCCGCAGGCAGGGATGGTCCTCTCGCAGAGACCAACTGAGAGGATGGTGAGCAGTTCATCGTGCTGCTCGTCGTAA